A genome region from Clostridium pasteurianum includes the following:
- a CDS encoding acyl-protein synthetase: MEYSSFFNDLRDNVIGQYEECPAYQLICKSQSYNPNVHLKSENDISFIPFLATTLFKKSANLFRDLLRVSPEELDRWTMSSSTSGDPSIVGRRICDIEQIRKFASMDDSVYDSSTEYNCVFFPEPKVMRKYKSICIENKPTESYIGNILNIFKFSKDTVFLLKQDGEQFSIDISVFEKFLKDNNNKNNHISLRGSTLLLYNAVMKLKGQGKGPYNLGHRALIHTGGGGWDGKKGSISIGTKLERNVFVQEISEFLGVPKKNFIDTYSFTENTFPMYGHYSEKLKSYLFHVPKWGRVIIRDVKTLRPLTKPGDKGLIQVLNAYGTSSFAGASILVDDMAEIVSNDVCPECGEKGMTFKVIGRVKGSEAKGCGATLNIKGEEK, encoded by the coding sequence ATGGAATATTCAAGTTTTTTTAATGATCTTAGAGATAATGTTATTGGACAATATGAAGAATGTCCAGCATATCAATTAATATGCAAAAGTCAATCATATAATCCTAATGTACATTTAAAAAGTGAAAATGATATTAGTTTTATACCATTTTTAGCAACAACACTTTTTAAAAAGTCAGCCAATCTTTTTAGAGATTTATTAAGAGTTTCTCCTGAAGAATTGGATAGATGGACAATGTCAAGTAGTACAAGCGGTGACCCCAGTATAGTAGGTAGAAGAATTTGTGATATAGAGCAGATAAGAAAATTTGCTTCAATGGACGATAGTGTTTATGATTCTTCAACTGAATACAATTGCGTTTTTTTTCCAGAGCCAAAAGTAATGAGAAAATATAAAAGCATATGTATAGAAAATAAGCCTACAGAATCGTATATTGGAAATATTTTAAACATATTTAAATTTAGTAAAGATACTGTATTTTTGTTAAAGCAGGATGGTGAACAATTTTCAATAGATATAAGTGTGTTTGAGAAATTTTTAAAGGATAATAACAATAAAAACAATCATATATCACTTAGAGGCTCAACGCTACTTTTGTATAATGCAGTTATGAAATTAAAAGGTCAAGGCAAGGGACCATATAATTTAGGCCATAGAGCATTAATTCATACCGGAGGAGGAGGTTGGGATGGTAAAAAAGGAAGCATATCTATAGGTACTAAATTAGAAAGAAATGTTTTTGTTCAAGAAATTTCGGAATTTTTAGGAGTTCCTAAGAAGAATTTTATTGATACTTACTCATTTACTGAAAATACATTCCCAATGTATGGACACTACTCAGAGAAACTAAAAAGTTATTTATTCCATGTTCCTAAATGGGGAAGGGTAATTATAAGAGATGTAAAAACTTTAAGACCTCTAACTAAACCTGGAGATAAAGGACTTATACAAGTTTTAAATGCTTATGGTACTTCGTCTTTTGCAGGAGCATCTATATTAGTTGATGATATGGCTGAAATTGTTTCTAATGATGTGTGTCCGGAATGCGGTGAAAAAGGTATGACTTTTAAAGTAATTGGAAGGGTCAAGGGATCAGAAGCAAAAGGCTGTGGTGCTACCCTTAATATAAAGGGGGAAGAAAAATGA
- a CDS encoding aldehyde dehydrogenase family protein — protein sequence MKLELTSGENVTLKEINKLNLEIRTCDKEEVINEINRLNDNKFKAHGISTSKTIDILDKCAKMWLNEEYASKHIKILAQITNQSTELVNYELKGVMKMLLRENIEKTIKCELGNLDALDKWQKTYYGYVHRQPMGTIFHNISGNAFVVIPVSISMGLLSKNCNLVKVSKDEPYFAYAFYKSLCEVDSNIKDRLSVIYFDSSETEIYDSVIKNSDGVIHWGGDYSAEIIGKICAKYQKHILMHGAKISFEVIDKCYDLKGTAENVAKDMITWEQKACLSPRIVFINKKLDVKNFCEDLSSALKRGAEIVPKAYLNEWSSVKTIQDRQYCTIKYGIKNKENFKVYSSFNADYTVILSSGMPEGEDINRCFHRFIFVCPYSDSKEVYNYVEENLTAYLQTMGYSGDDENFIEKMTLLGVSIVTEPGKMAIHYPGTSHDGIHNLKELTFLVSRQL from the coding sequence ATGAAATTAGAACTCACTTCGGGTGAAAATGTAACTTTAAAGGAGATAAATAAATTAAATTTAGAAATAAGAACATGTGATAAAGAGGAAGTTATAAATGAAATAAATAGACTTAATGATAATAAATTTAAGGCTCACGGCATTTCAACTTCGAAGACAATTGATATACTTGATAAATGTGCAAAAATGTGGCTCAATGAAGAATACGCCAGTAAACATATTAAAATTCTTGCGCAAATAACAAATCAAAGTACTGAGCTAGTTAATTACGAGCTCAAGGGTGTAATGAAGATGCTGCTTCGTGAAAATATAGAAAAGACTATAAAATGTGAACTAGGAAATTTAGATGCTCTTGATAAATGGCAAAAAACTTATTATGGATATGTACACAGACAGCCAATGGGAACAATTTTTCATAATATATCAGGAAATGCATTTGTAGTTATACCTGTAAGTATTTCCATGGGATTGCTATCAAAAAACTGTAATCTTGTAAAAGTATCAAAGGATGAGCCTTATTTTGCTTATGCATTTTATAAAAGTTTATGTGAAGTGGACAGCAATATAAAGGATAGATTGTCTGTTATATATTTTGACAGCAGTGAAACTGAAATTTATGATAGTGTGATAAAAAATTCAGATGGAGTAATTCACTGGGGAGGAGATTATTCTGCAGAAATTATAGGAAAGATATGCGCAAAATATCAAAAACATATATTAATGCACGGCGCTAAAATAAGTTTTGAAGTAATTGATAAATGTTATGATTTAAAGGGAACGGCAGAAAATGTAGCAAAAGATATGATAACATGGGAACAGAAAGCCTGTTTGTCTCCAAGAATAGTATTTATAAATAAAAAATTGGATGTAAAAAATTTTTGTGAAGATCTTTCGAGTGCACTGAAAAGGGGTGCAGAAATTGTACCAAAGGCATATTTAAATGAATGGAGTTCTGTTAAAACAATACAGGATAGGCAATACTGCACTATTAAGTATGGAATAAAAAATAAAGAAAACTTTAAAGTATATTCTTCTTTTAATGCTGATTATACAGTAATTTTATCGAGTGGGATGCCAGAAGGTGAAGATATAAATAGGTGTTTCCATAGATTTATATTTGTTTGTCCATATTCTGATAGTAAGGAAGTTTATAATTATGTTGAAGAAAATCTAACGGCATACTTACAAACCATGGGATATAGTGGGGACGATGAAAATTTCATAGAAAAAATGACGCTTTTAGGTGTTAGTATAGTAACTGAACCTGGCAAGATGGCTATTCATTATCCAGGCACTTCACACGATGGTATCCACAACCTTAAGGAGCTTACATTCCTTGTCAGTAGACAGCTTTAA
- the ruvA gene encoding Holliday junction branch migration protein RuvA — protein MYEYIKGKYIGINKDYIIIDNNGMGYKIFTSGNTIANMPRTGEEVLIYLIQIVRQDFIGLYGFLTKEELEMFNKLLTINGVGAKASLSLLSISTVNNLKYAIITGDEKTIVKAPGIGKKTAQRIILELKDKFKVDEVQEYGNENDTVTINIEDKNKRIEEAKYALISLGYSEKEADKAINNVDKNESIENIIKSCLRFLMN, from the coding sequence TTGTATGAATATATAAAGGGCAAGTATATAGGAATAAATAAGGATTATATAATAATTGATAATAATGGAATGGGATATAAAATTTTCACTTCAGGTAATACCATAGCAAATATGCCGAGGACTGGTGAAGAGGTTCTTATTTATTTAATTCAAATTGTAAGACAGGATTTTATAGGACTTTATGGATTTTTAACTAAAGAAGAACTGGAAATGTTTAATAAACTTCTCACAATAAATGGAGTTGGAGCAAAAGCGTCATTGTCACTTTTATCAATTTCTACTGTAAATAATCTTAAGTATGCTATAATTACAGGGGATGAAAAAACTATAGTAAAAGCTCCTGGAATTGGCAAAAAAACAGCACAGAGAATAATACTTGAATTAAAAGATAAATTTAAAGTTGATGAAGTGCAGGAATATGGCAATGAAAATGACACTGTTACTATAAACATTGAAGATAAAAATAAAAGAATAGAAGAAGCTAAATATGCTTTGATTTCACTTGGATACTCAGAAAAAGAGGCAGATAAAGCTATTAATAATGTGGACAAGAATGAAAGTATTGAAAATATCATAAAGAGTTGTTTAAGGTTTTTAATGAATTGA
- the ruvB gene encoding Holliday junction branch migration DNA helicase RuvB translates to MDERILTSMNLEEDSAEYNLRPQRLKEYIGQKKVKEKMDIFIKAAKKRGESLDHVLFYGPPGLGKTTLANIIAKEMGGNLKVTSGPAIERAGDLAAILTGLSEFDVLFIDEIHRLNRSVEEILYPAMEDYALDIIIGKGAAAKSIRLDLPKFTLIGATTRIGLLTSPLRDRFGVLCPMEFYDYEELKEIILRSASILDIEIKEDAALEVAKRSRGTPRIANRLLKRVRDYADVKGKGIVDLNSAKKALEMLEVDNEGFDSIDNKIIKAIVENFGGGPVGIETLSYFIGEEIDTIEDVYEPYLLQKGFIVRTPRGRMATEKAYEHLNLPFKSGNDNINNNQCSFFKKDE, encoded by the coding sequence ATGGATGAAAGAATACTAACATCAATGAATTTAGAAGAGGATTCTGCTGAATACAATTTAAGACCTCAAAGATTAAAAGAATACATAGGTCAGAAAAAAGTAAAAGAAAAAATGGATATTTTCATAAAAGCAGCTAAAAAAAGAGGAGAGTCACTTGATCATGTGCTTTTTTATGGCCCACCAGGACTTGGCAAAACTACTCTTGCTAATATAATTGCAAAAGAAATGGGAGGAAATTTAAAGGTTACATCTGGTCCGGCAATTGAAAGAGCAGGTGATTTGGCAGCAATTTTAACTGGACTCTCTGAGTTTGATGTGCTTTTTATAGATGAAATACATAGACTTAACAGGAGTGTGGAAGAAATACTTTATCCTGCAATGGAAGACTATGCTCTCGATATAATAATAGGAAAGGGAGCTGCGGCAAAATCTATAAGATTAGATTTGCCTAAATTCACACTTATTGGTGCAACTACAAGAATTGGACTTTTGACATCTCCCTTAAGGGATAGATTTGGAGTACTTTGCCCAATGGAATTTTACGATTATGAGGAGCTAAAAGAAATAATACTTAGGTCTGCTTCAATACTTGATATAGAGATAAAAGAAGATGCAGCACTTGAAGTGGCAAAACGTTCAAGAGGGACCCCTAGAATTGCTAATAGGCTTTTAAAGAGAGTGAGAGATTATGCAGATGTAAAGGGAAAGGGAATTGTTGATTTGAATTCTGCTAAAAAAGCTCTTGAGATGCTTGAAGTTGACAATGAAGGATTTGACAGCATAGACAACAAAATAATTAAAGCAATAGTTGAAAATTTTGGCGGTGGTCCTGTTGGAATAGAAACTTTATCGTATTTTATTGGTGAAGAAATAGACACAATTGAGGATGTATATGAACCGTATCTTCTTCAAAAGGGATTTATAGTACGTACACCTAGAGGAAGAATGGCAACTGAAAAAGCATATGAACATTTGAATTTGCCATTTAAAAGTGGCAATGATAATATAAATAACAATCAATGCTCATTTTTTAAAAAAGATGAGTAA
- the queA gene encoding tRNA preQ1(34) S-adenosylmethionine ribosyltransferase-isomerase QueA: MQLEDFDYDLPQELIAQHPCDRRDECRLMVMDKKTGEIEHKIFKDIVDYLNEGDCLVLNDTRVLPARLIGSKVKTGGKMEFLLLRRIDANTWETLVKPGKRAKIGAEFEFGDGSLKATIKSIGEDGNRIVEFKYDGIFEEILDKLGQMPLPPYITEELEDNEEYQTVYSKNNGSAAAPTAGLHFTNELLDKIRAKGVKTVFLTLHVGLGTFRPVKVENIEEHHMHSEYYILSKESADIINETRKNGGKVISVGTTSTRTLETIADENGIVREQSGWTDIYIYPGYKYKIVDALITNFHLPKSTLVMLVSALSSRENILNAYKIAVENRYRFFSFGDAMFIK; encoded by the coding sequence TTGCAATTAGAGGATTTTGATTATGATTTACCACAGGAATTAATAGCCCAACATCCTTGTGACAGAAGAGATGAATGCAGACTTATGGTAATGGACAAAAAAACAGGAGAAATAGAGCATAAAATTTTTAAGGACATAGTGGATTATTTAAATGAAGGCGATTGCCTTGTATTAAATGATACTAGAGTTTTGCCAGCAAGGCTTATTGGTAGCAAAGTGAAAACAGGTGGAAAAATGGAATTTCTTCTTCTTAGAAGAATTGATGCCAATACCTGGGAAACTCTTGTAAAGCCAGGAAAAAGAGCCAAGATTGGTGCTGAATTTGAATTTGGAGATGGAAGTCTTAAGGCTACAATTAAAAGCATAGGCGAAGATGGTAACAGGATTGTAGAATTTAAATATGATGGAATATTTGAAGAAATACTTGATAAATTAGGCCAAATGCCTCTTCCACCATATATAACAGAAGAACTTGAGGATAATGAGGAGTATCAAACAGTTTATTCAAAAAATAATGGCTCTGCAGCAGCACCTACGGCAGGACTACATTTTACTAATGAACTCTTGGATAAAATAAGAGCTAAGGGAGTAAAAACTGTATTTTTAACACTTCATGTTGGTCTTGGAACTTTTAGACCTGTTAAAGTGGAAAATATTGAAGAACACCATATGCATTCGGAATATTATATACTTTCAAAGGAAAGTGCTGATATTATAAATGAAACTAGAAAAAATGGAGGAAAGGTAATATCTGTTGGTACAACTTCAACTAGGACACTAGAGACTATTGCAGATGAAAACGGAATAGTTAGGGAACAATCTGGATGGACTGATATATACATATATCCGGGATATAAATATAAAATAGTTGATGCACTTATAACAAACTTTCATCTTCCTAAATCAACACTTGTGATGTTAGTTAGTGCATTATCTTCAAGAGAAAATATATTAAATGCCTATAAAATAGCTGTAGAAAATAGATATAGATTTTTTAGTTTTGGAGATGCTATGTTTATAAAATAG
- the tgt gene encoding tRNA guanosine(34) transglycosylase Tgt, with amino-acid sequence MYKLLKKCGKVRRGRLETVHGTIETPVFMNVGTLAAIKGAVSTMDLKEIGCQVELSNTYHLSLRPGDDVVKKLGGIHKFMNWDRPVLTDSGGFQVFSLADIRKIKEEGVYFNSHIDGRKIFMGPEESMRIQSNLASTIAMAFDECIKNPSPREYVERSVERTTRWLVRCKNEMDRLNSLPDTINKKQMLFGINQGGVYDDIRIEHAKTIAKMDLDGYAIGGLAVGESHEEMYRIIDAVVPHLPQDKPIYLMGVGLPSNILEGVARGVDFFDCVLPARNGRHGHVFTKYGKINLRNAKYELDDSPIDSGCNCPTCRNYSRAYIRHLFKAKEMLAMRLCVLHNLYFYNTLMADIRKAIDGDYFEEFKNEKLSMWNGRA; translated from the coding sequence TTGTATAAGCTTTTAAAGAAATGTGGTAAAGTTAGACGTGGAAGACTTGAGACGGTTCACGGTACAATAGAAACACCAGTGTTTATGAATGTAGGAACTCTTGCTGCTATAAAGGGAGCAGTATCAACTATGGATCTTAAGGAAATTGGATGCCAGGTTGAGCTTTCAAATACGTATCATTTGAGTTTGCGTCCAGGTGATGATGTTGTAAAAAAATTGGGTGGTATTCATAAATTTATGAATTGGGATAGACCTGTTTTAACTGATTCAGGTGGATTTCAAGTTTTTTCCCTTGCAGATATAAGAAAGATAAAAGAAGAAGGGGTTTATTTTAATTCTCATATTGATGGTAGAAAAATATTCATGGGACCAGAAGAAAGTATGAGAATACAGAGTAATCTTGCATCAACAATTGCTATGGCATTTGATGAATGTATAAAAAATCCTTCTCCAAGAGAATATGTTGAAAGATCTGTTGAGAGAACTACAAGATGGCTTGTAAGATGTAAAAATGAAATGGATAGACTTAATTCACTGCCGGATACTATAAACAAAAAACAAATGCTTTTTGGAATAAATCAAGGCGGAGTTTACGATGATATAAGAATAGAGCATGCTAAAACTATAGCTAAGATGGATTTAGATGGATATGCTATAGGGGGGCTTGCTGTTGGTGAAAGCCATGAAGAAATGTACAGAATTATAGATGCTGTTGTGCCGCATTTACCTCAGGATAAACCAATATATTTAATGGGGGTAGGCCTTCCAAGTAATATACTTGAAGGTGTTGCAAGAGGTGTTGATTTCTTTGACTGTGTGCTTCCTGCACGAAATGGAAGACATGGCCATGTGTTCACAAAGTATGGCAAAATAAATCTCAGAAATGCTAAGTATGAACTGGATGATTCACCAATAGATAGTGGTTGCAATTGTCCTACATGCAGAAATTATTCAAGAGCATATATAAGACATTTGTTTAAGGCTAAAGAAATGCTGGCTATGAGGCTTTGTGTGCTCCATAATCTTTATTTTTATAATACGCTTATGGCAGATATACGTAAGGCTATAGATGGAGATTATTTTGAAGAGTTTAAAAATGAAAAATTGAGTATGTGGAATGGAAGAGCTTAA
- the yajC gene encoding preprotein translocase subunit YajC yields the protein MSGTLVTVLYIVGLLAVFYLALWLPERSRKKKFNKMISELRVNENVVTRGGIMGKITNIQSDYIILQTGPDKTKLKIKKVAISNVEDRTADSEK from the coding sequence ATGTCAGGTACGCTTGTTACAGTACTTTATATTGTAGGTTTATTAGCAGTATTTTATCTTGCATTATGGCTTCCAGAGAGGTCTAGAAAAAAGAAGTTTAACAAAATGATTTCAGAACTAAGAGTAAATGAAAATGTAGTAACAAGAGGCGGGATAATGGGTAAAATCACCAATATACAAAGTGATTATATTATCTTACAGACTGGTCCAGATAAAACAAAATTAAAAATTAAAAAGGTAGCAATATCTAATGTAGAGGATAGAACAGCAGATAGTGAAAAATAA
- a CDS encoding TIGR04086 family membrane protein produces the protein MFCLERKSKIYVSAAGGVLRALFITLVVILIFAFVSTKVSFSEGITNMVILVTTLLSVMFGSIYSSRKSGQKGWLNGLLVGIFYIAIFYIVSLIDGSSGTFQLRDIIRIVLAIVVGTLSGMLGINI, from the coding sequence GTGTTTTGTTTGGAAAGAAAAAGTAAAATTTATGTTTCAGCAGCAGGAGGAGTTTTAAGAGCACTTTTTATTACTCTTGTTGTGATTCTTATTTTTGCTTTTGTTTCTACTAAAGTTAGTTTTTCGGAGGGAATTACTAATATGGTCATATTGGTAACAACTCTTTTGAGTGTAATGTTTGGAAGCATTTATTCTTCAAGGAAATCTGGCCAAAAGGGCTGGCTTAATGGTCTTTTAGTTGGAATTTTTTATATCGCAATATTTTATATTGTTTCTCTAATTGATGGTTCAAGTGGAACATTTCAGTTAAGGGATATTATAAGAATTGTACTTGCTATTGTTGTTGGAACATTATCTGGTATGTTAGGAATTAATATTTAG
- the scfA gene encoding six-cysteine ranthipeptide SCIFF produces MKHIKSINKSNIKESLKKPGCKECANSCQSACKTSCTVANLACENN; encoded by the coding sequence ATGAAACATATAAAAAGTATTAACAAATCAAACATAAAAGAAAGCTTAAAGAAACCTGGATGTAAAGAATGTGCAAATTCATGCCAATCAGCATGTAAAACATCTTGTACAGTTGCAAATTTAGCTTGTGAAAATAACTAG
- the scfB gene encoding thioether cross-link-forming SCIFF peptide maturase: MSLLHKFIQDNNRYVLDVNSGSIHEIDELVYDLIDEDKMESKEELINKFKNKYTEAEISEAYDEIKELQNEGVLYSKDLYEDVAKKNNDEPSFIKALCLNIAHDCNLRCKYCFADEGDYKGRREIMSPEVAKKSIDFVIKHSGPRKNIEVDLFGGEPLMAMDTIKQVVEHAREEEKKYNKNIRFTMTTNATLLNDEIMDYLDENMGNIVLSIDGRKEVNDKVRVRIDGTGSHDAILPNIKKMVEKRDKSKQYYVRGTFTRNNLDFFEDIKYLADMGFKEISMEPVVLPDSNPLSLREEDLPVIFEQYDKLYKEMIKRHKEGNEFKFYHFNIDINGGPCVYKRISGCGSGHEYVSIAPSGDVYPCHQFVGNEAFKMCTIYDDDIDKKMSGEFKKANIYSKPKCKECWARFYCSGGCQANNYNFNGNMNIPYELGCKMQKKRIECAIALKAQFME; the protein is encoded by the coding sequence TTGTCATTATTACATAAATTTATTCAAGATAATAACAGATATGTTTTAGATGTTAATTCCGGTTCTATACACGAAATTGATGAACTGGTTTATGATTTAATAGATGAAGATAAAATGGAAAGTAAAGAAGAACTTATAAATAAGTTTAAAAATAAGTATACAGAAGCAGAAATTTCAGAAGCTTATGATGAAATTAAAGAACTTCAAAATGAGGGAGTGCTTTATTCAAAAGATTTATATGAGGATGTAGCTAAGAAAAATAATGATGAGCCATCTTTCATAAAGGCATTGTGTTTAAACATAGCTCATGATTGTAATTTAAGATGTAAGTATTGTTTTGCAGATGAGGGAGATTACAAAGGACGTAGAGAGATAATGTCTCCTGAAGTTGCAAAAAAATCAATTGATTTTGTAATAAAACATAGTGGACCAAGAAAAAATATAGAAGTGGATTTATTTGGTGGAGAGCCACTTATGGCAATGGACACTATAAAGCAGGTTGTTGAACATGCGAGGGAAGAAGAAAAAAAATATAATAAGAATATAAGATTTACAATGACAACAAATGCAACACTTTTAAATGATGAAATAATGGATTATTTAGATGAAAATATGGGAAACATAGTTTTAAGTATTGATGGAAGAAAAGAAGTAAATGATAAAGTAAGGGTTAGAATAGATGGGACAGGCTCTCATGATGCTATACTTCCTAATATCAAGAAGATGGTTGAAAAAAGAGATAAATCTAAACAATATTATGTAAGGGGAACTTTCACAAGAAATAATTTGGATTTCTTTGAGGATATAAAATATTTAGCTGATATGGGATTTAAAGAAATATCAATGGAACCAGTTGTGCTACCGGACAGTAATCCTCTTTCACTTAGAGAAGAAGATCTTCCTGTAATATTTGAGCAGTATGATAAATTATATAAAGAAATGATAAAAAGGCATAAGGAAGGAAATGAATTTAAATTTTATCATTTCAATATAGACATAAATGGTGGACCATGTGTATATAAAAGAATTTCTGGTTGTGGTTCAGGACATGAATATGTTTCTATAGCTCCATCAGGTGATGTATATCCATGTCACCAGTTTGTCGGAAATGAAGCTTTTAAAATGTGCACAATATATGATGATGATATAGATAAAAAAATGTCAGGTGAATTTAAAAAAGCTAATATATATAGTAAGCCTAAATGCAAAGAATGTTGGGCTAGATTTTATTGCAGTGGTGGATGTCAAGCTAATAACTATAATTTTAATGGAAACATGAATATTCCATATGAATTGGGATGTAAAATGCAGAAAAAGAGAATTGAGTGCGCTATTGCATTAAAAGCTCAATTTATGGAATAA
- the secD gene encoding protein translocase subunit SecD: protein MKKKSTIFFTLSVLIIAGLAYIGAFGLNLGDYRIKSFEQSITRGLDLQGGVSIVEEIQGKISKDTMSKTIELLNLRVNKLGVSETSVSSEGSKRIRIDVPGVYDKDSVAKTIGRTGQLRFVGPDNKTVLTGKDVKKASAYLSQDTQQPTIGLELNSSGTKKFADATSKFIGQKISIYMDKDVLSSPTVDSVINGGNAIITGSKSFEDAKRVANIINSGALPVTLKVVQSKTVGASLGASALPNSILAGEVAIAIIFFFMILVYRVPGLMADIALVLFTVLTLGAFVAVKVTLTLSGIAGLLLTIGMAVDANVLIFERFKEELRIGKTVRSAFNAGFHRAMSSIIDSNVTTIIAGVVLYALGSGEVKGFALTLVIGVIISMFTAITVTKHLLSWAIDMKLISKASHFGVSLERSSK from the coding sequence ATGAAAAAGAAAAGTACCATTTTTTTTACTCTAAGTGTACTTATAATAGCAGGGTTAGCTTATATTGGTGCGTTTGGACTTAACTTAGGCGATTATAGAATTAAATCTTTTGAACAATCTATAACTAGGGGACTTGACCTTCAAGGCGGAGTTTCTATAGTTGAAGAGATACAAGGGAAAATAAGTAAGGACACTATGTCCAAGACAATAGAACTTTTAAACCTAAGGGTAAATAAACTGGGAGTTAGTGAAACAAGTGTATCAAGTGAAGGATCTAAAAGAATAAGAATTGATGTTCCTGGAGTGTATGATAAGGATTCAGTTGCAAAAACAATAGGAAGAACAGGTCAACTTAGATTTGTAGGCCCTGATAATAAAACGGTTTTAACTGGTAAGGATGTAAAAAAAGCAAGTGCATATTTATCACAGGATACGCAACAGCCAACTATAGGTCTTGAACTTAATAGTTCAGGTACAAAAAAATTCGCTGATGCTACCTCAAAATTCATAGGACAAAAGATTTCTATTTATATGGATAAGGATGTTTTGAGCAGTCCTACAGTGGATTCAGTTATAAACGGGGGAAATGCGATTATAACTGGAAGTAAATCATTTGAAGATGCTAAACGTGTAGCTAATATAATAAATTCAGGAGCACTTCCTGTAACATTAAAGGTTGTTCAATCTAAAACTGTTGGTGCTTCTCTTGGAGCAAGTGCTCTTCCTAACAGTATACTTGCTGGAGAAGTGGCTATAGCTATAATATTCTTCTTTATGATTTTGGTTTACAGAGTTCCTGGACTTATGGCAGATATAGCTTTAGTTTTATTTACAGTTTTAACTTTAGGAGCTTTTGTGGCTGTAAAAGTAACCTTAACCTTGTCTGGTATAGCAGGACTATTGCTTACAATAGGTATGGCGGTAGATGCCAATGTACTTATATTTGAAAGGTTTAAAGAGGAACTTAGAATTGGAAAAACAGTGAGATCTGCTTTTAATGCAGGGTTTCATAGAGCTATGTCATCAATAATTGATTCTAATGTTACTACTATTATTGCAGGTGTTGTACTTTATGCTCTTGGTAGTGGAGAAGTAAAGGGATTTGCTTTAACTCTTGTAATAGGTGTTATAATAAGTATGTTTACTGCTATTACTGTAACAAAGCACCTTTTAAGCTGGGCTATAGATATGAAGCTTATAAGTAAAGCATCTCATTTCGGAGTTAGTCTGGAAAGGAGTAGTAAATAA